The nucleotide window TGATTTCGCTGTACCGCAGCGATGCGCAACAGCCCTTTTCCGAACCAGAGCGGCTGTTGCAGCAATCCCTGGTTCCGCACCTGTGCGAGACATGGCGCGTCAACCGCATGCTGCATGCATGGCGCCTGGCGCGCCCCACGCTGGCCCAGGAAATGCAGGCCGCCGTGTGCGACCGCCATGGGGTGCTGCAAGCGTCCTCGCCGCGCTTCGTCGAGCACCTGCTGCGCGAATGGCCCGCGTGGCGCGGGCCGCAACTACCGCCCGAACTGCAGGCGCAATTGCGCCACGGCAAGGGCCGCTACGTGGGCGCGCGCACCACCACCCACAGCACCCAGGCGGACGGCTGGTGGCTGCTGCACATGCGCCCGCGCTGCGCGGCCGACCAGCTCACGGCACGCGAGCGCGAAATCGCCACCCACTTCGCCCAGGGACGCACGCGCAAGGAGATCGCCAAGCACCTGGCGCTGTCGCCATCGACGGTGCGCAACCACCTGGCCGCCACCTACCAGAAGCTGGATATCAGCAGCAAGGCACAGTTGGCTTCCTGTCTGCAACCCTAATACGGATTTGCCTTCAACCGTCTAACGTCGTTGGTTCGCCTTGCCGTGCTACAGCACTGTCTGCGGCTTCCCGCCTCGTTATACGGTTGAATGCAAACCCGTATAAAAGCGCTCACCCCAGGCGCACGGGCACGAAGATCTTGTCGCCATCGCGCGCGATCAGCAGCGCCACCGACTTGCCGGACCTGGCCATGGCCGCGCGCACCTGGGCCATGCCCTGCACCGGCGTGCCGTTGATGGCCAGCAGCACGTCGCCGCCCTGCACCCCGGCCAGCGCCGCCGGGCCGCGCGCGTCCTCGATCAACAGGCCCTTGTCCACGCCAGCGGCGCGGGCCTCCTCCGGGGCCAGCGGGCGCAACGACAGCCCCAGTTGGCCCTTGCCCACAGCCCCTTCGACCTGGGCGACCTGGGCTGCCTTGTCGCTGGCGTTCCCGAGCGTGGCGGCCAGCGTCTGGGCCTGGCCCTGGCGCCAGATACCAACCTGCACCTTTTGCCCGGGCGCCGCCTGCCCCACGATCGCAGGCAAATCGCCCGACGCCACTACGGGCTGGCCATCCACGCTGCGGATCACGTCGCCCACCTGCAGGCCCGCCTGGTCGGCCGGGCCGCCGCGCTCCACGCTGGCCACCAGCGCCCCCTCGGGGCGGGGCAGCTTGAACGAGTCCGCCAGGGCCTGGTTCACCTCCTGCACGGCGACGCCAAGGCGGGCATGGCTGGCCTGGCCAGTGGTGCGGATCTGCTGCCCCACCTTGGACGCCACCTCGATCGGTATGGCGAACGACAGCCCCTGGAACCCGCCGGAGCGGGAGTAGATCTGGGCGTTGATGCCCACCACTTCGCCACGCGCATTGAACAGCGGGCCGCCCGAGTTGCCGGGGTTGACGGCCGCGTCGGTCTGGATGAAGGGCACGTAGCTGTCGTCGGGCAGCGAGCGCCCCTTGGCGCTGACCACCCCGGCCGTCACCGTGTTCTCAAAACCGAAAGGCGAGCCGATGGCCAGCACCCACTCGCCCACCTGCAGGTCGCGCGAGCTGCCCAGCTTCACCGTGGGCAGGTTCTGCGCGTCGATCTTCAGGACGGCGATGTCCGTCTTCGGGTCGGCGCCGAGCACCTGGGCCTGGAACTCGCGCCGGTCGGTCAGCTTGACGGTGACGCTGCTGGCGCCCTTGACCACGTGGGCATTGGTCAGGACGATGCCGCTCGGGTCGATGATGAACCCGGAGCCCTGCCCGCGCATGGGCAGGGCGCGCGCGCCAGGCGCGCCCATGCCGGGCATGCCGAAGCGGCGGAAGAATTCATAGAAAGGGTCGTCAGGGTCGATGCCGCGCGGGCGCTGCGCGGCGGCGCCGTCATCCTCCTCGGCATCGGATGCCTTGCGCATGCCGCTAACGCTGATGTTGACCACCGCCGCGCCATAGCGCGCCGTGATCTGCGAGAAATCCGGCAGGGAGGCGGGAGCCAATGCAGGCGCGGGCGCAGGCGCAACCGCCGCTGGCATGCCGGCCTGCGCGCGCACCTCCCGGGCAGTGATGAGGCCCGCGCCCGTGGCGCCCAAGGCCCCCGCGGCCACCAGGGCCACGACCAGCCGCCGGGGGGAAGAAAGAAGAGTGTTCATGGTGTGCCTTTCCAAAACCGTTGTGCCGATGGAAAGGCAGTGTGGGCGCGAGAACTTAGGTGGCGCTTAAGAGTTCCAGCACCCGCTCCGGCGGCCGGCACAGGCGCGCGCCCCGGGGCGTCACGACGATGGGCCGGTTCAGCAGTTCCGGGTGGCGCGCCACTGCTTCGAGCAGATGCGCGTCGCCATGCCGCGGGTTGCCCAGGTCGAGCGCCTGGTACGCCGCCTCCTTGGTACGCAGCAGTTCGCGCACCGGCACCCCCAGGCGCGCGACCAGCGCCGTGAGCTGCGCCACGTCCAGCGGTTCCTTGATGTAGTCGATGACGATGGGCTCCAGGCCGCGCTCGCGCAGCAAGGCCAGGGCGCCGCGCGAATTGCTGCAGCGGGCGTTATGGTAGATGGTGATGTCGCTCATGCGCGCAGTGTATGCAGCCACCCAAGCGACCGCAGGCGCGGGGCCATCAAGGCCCACGCGCGCGCAGCGTGCGGCTCAGCAGGATCACCGGCACCAGCCCCACGGCAACCAGCGCCAGCGAGGGCAGCGCGGCCTCGCCCAAACGCTCGTCCCGCGCCAGCTGGTACGCCACCACGGCCAGGGTATCGCTGTTGAAGGGGCGCAGCACGATGGTGGCGGGCAGCTCCTTCATCACATCCACGAACACCAGCAGCAGCGCGGCGGCCGTGGAGCGGCGCAGCAGCGGCCAGTGCACGCGCCGCAGCAGCCCCCAGCCCCCCGTGCCCAGCATGCGCGCCGCGTCGTCGAAGCTGGCCGGAATGCGCGCATAGCCGCTTTGCACCGATTGCAGCGCCACGGCGCAAAAGCGCACCAGGTACGCCCAGACGATGCCCACCGCGGTGGTGGTGACCAGCGCGCCGATCCCCCACTGCGGCATGGCTGCCTGCAGCCAGCCCACGGGAAGCAGCAGGCCCACGACGATCACCGCGCCCGGCACGGCGTAGCCCGCGCTGGCCAGGCGCACCACGGCGCGGGTGGTGCGGTCGGCGCGCCGGCGCACGGCAAAGGCCAGCGCCAGGGCCAGGGCCACGGCCAGCACGGCGGTGATGGCCCCCAGGCGCACGCTGTTGGCCGCCCATTCGACGAAGCGGTCCCACGGCAGTACCGACCAGTCAGCCGCCAGCGGGCGCAGCATGAAGGCCACGGGGGCCACGAAACCCATCAGCACCGGCAGAAGGCACACCGCCCAGGCCCCCGCGCAGCGCCAGCCTGCCAGGCGCTGCGGCTGCGCCTCGGCGGAACCCGCGCGTCCCGTGGAACTGGTGGCGAAGCGCATGCGCCGCTGCGCGCGCTGCTCCAGCCACAGCAGCGCCAGCACCAGGGCCAGCAGCATGGAGGCCAGCTGGGCGGCGGCCAGGCGGTTGTCCATGGACAGCCAGGCCTTGTAGATGCCCGTGGTGAAGGTCTGGATGCCGAAGTAGCTGACCACGCCGAAGTCGGCCAGCGTCTCCATCAGCACCAGCGCCACGCCCGCCGCCACCGCCGGGCGCGCCAGCGGCAGCGCCACCGTGCGCACACGCCGGGACAGCGGCGCGCCCATGAGCCGCGCGGCCTCCATCAGGTGCGCGGCGCGCTCGCCCAGGGCGGTGCGCGCCAGCAGGTACACATAGGGGTAGAGCGCGAAGATGAACACCCACACCGCGCCGCCGAGGCTGCGCACCTCGGGCAGCACGCGCCCCTCCAGGCCGAAGCCCGCGCGCAGCCAGGTTTGCAGCGGACCGCTGAACTGCAGGAAGTCGGTGTAGGCATAGGCCGTGACGTAGGCCGGCATGGCCAGGGGCAGCAGCAGCAGCCACTCCATCTGGCGGCGCCCAGGAAAGTCGAACAGCGTCACGGCCGCGGCCGTGGCCATGCCCACGCCGGCGGCCCCCAGGGCCACCCACAGGCCCAGCCACAGCGTCGTCCAGAAATACCCCGGCAGCACGGTGGACGCCATCTCGCGCAGGATGGCGAGGGCCTGCGCCCCGCCCTGGCCCCAGGGCAGCCAGGCGCCCAGCAGCGCCAGCACGGGCAGCGACAGCGCGAGCGCGAGCAGCAGCAGCGGAAGGGAGCGCAAGGCGGAAGAGGGGCGGCGCAAGGCGGGTCCGTCGGTGGAAAAAAGGATGCATGGGCCCGCCAGAGCGTCGCCGGCCACCACTGCAAACGGGAATTCTAAGCATTTGCCCCACCCTACAATCGCGGCATGTTCCTGACCGTTTCGCAACTCGCGGTGCACTATGCGGGCCGCGCGCAGCCCGCCGTGGATGGCGTGAGCCTGGGCCTGGCCGCTGGCGAGATCGGGGTGCTGATCGGCCCCTCGGGCTGTGGCAAGACCACGCTGCTGCGCGCCGTGGCCGGGCTGGAGCCGGTGAGCGGCGGCGAGATCCGGCTCTCGGGCCAGGTGGTGAGCCAGGCCGGGCGCAGCGTAGCGCCGGAGGAGCGGCGCATTGGCATGGTGTTCCAGGACTACGCGCTGTTCCCGCACCTGAGCGTGGGGCGCAACGTGGCCTTCGGCATCCACCAATGGCCCGCGCCGGACAGGGCCGCGCGCGTGGCCGAGGTGCTGCGCCTGGTGGGGCTGGAGGGCAGCGAGGCGCGCTTTCCGCACGCGCTCTCGGGCGGGCAGCAGCAGCGCGTGGCGCTGGCGCGGGCGCTGGCGCCGCGCCCGCAGCTCATGCTGCTGGACGAGCCGTTCTCCAACCTCGACGTGGACCTGCGCGAGCGCCTGGCGCACGAGGTGCGCGGCATCCTCAAGGCCGCCGGCGCCACCGCGCTGTTCGTGACGCACGACCAGCTGGAGGCGTTCGCCATCGGCGACCGCATCGGCGTGATGCAGGGCGGGCAACTGCACCAGTGGGACGACGCCTACGCGCTCTACCACCGCCCGGCCACGCGCTTCGTGGCCGACTTCATAGGGCATGGCGTGTTCGCCCCGGCGCAATTGCTGCAACAGGGCAGCGGCGGCGTGGTGGCCCGCACGCCACTGGGCGATCTGGCCGACCTGGAGGAATGCCCGCTGCCGTCGAGCTACCCCGGCGGCCTGTGCGACGTGCTGCTGCGCGCCGACGACATCGTGCACGACGACACCGCCCCCGTGCAGGCGCAGATCGTGCGCAAGGCATTCCGGGGTTCCGAGTTTCTCTACACGCTGCGCTTGGCCGACGGCCTGACCGTGATGGCCCACGTGCCCAGCCACCACGACCACGCCGTGGGCGAGTGGATCGGCATCCGCCCGCAAGTGGACCATGTGGTGACCTTCCCGCGCGCGGGTTGATTCACGGTCTTTTTGGCCTCCAGCCCTTGCTGGGCAAGCGCTGGGAGCTATCTTTTCAAGAGCAATCCGCCTGGCGCAGCGCATCCACGACGCCGTGCAGGTGCGTGCTCCAGGCGCGCCGCTCGCGCCCCTGCGCGCGCTCGGGTGGGCCGAAGTGCACCACGGCGGTGATGGCGGGCGCCGAGAGCGTGCGCCATATCGAGCCGACCAGGGTTTCGTCGCCGATGTAGCTGGGCGCGAAGCTCGTGGCGCCCGTGGCGCGGTCGATGAAGCGCAGCCCCACGGGCTGCACCGGCGCATCGGCCGCCAGCGCCGCCTGCAGCAGGTTGGCGTGGAACGGCAGCAGCGTGCGCCCGTCGCCCGTGGTGCCCTCGGGGAACACGGCCAGCACCTCGCCCTGCTGCAGCGCCGCCTGCATGCGCTTGACCATGCGCAGCGCGTCGCGCGGCGATTCGCGCTGGATGTAGAGCGTGCCCCCGGCCGTGGCCAGGGTGCCGACGAGGGGCCACGCCTGCACGTCGGACTTGGAGACGAAGCGGCAGTAGCGCGCCGCGTGCAGCACCGGGATGTCGAGCCACGAGATGTGGTTGGCCACCAGCAGCGCCGGCCCCTGCCGCACCGGCGCGCCCTGCACCTGCAGCGTGATGCCGGCGCGCGCCAGCAGCCCCAGCGACCAGGCCTGCACCCGGGCCTGCTGCTGCTCGGGCGACAGGCGCGGAAAGTGCCAGGTGACCACCCACAGCCCGTGCAGCAGGTGCGCCAGCATGCGCAGCGTGCGCCCCAGGGCGCGCAGAAGTTGCATGCGCGGGCTTAGCGCTCGAAGGCGACGTGCCCGCCGACCAGCGTGGCGCGCACGCGCGCGGGCAGCTCGTAGCCCGCGAAGGGCGTGTGCTTGCCCTGGCTGGCCAGCGCGTCGGGGCGCACGGTCCAGGCGGCCTGCGGATCGACGATGCACAGGTCGCCCACGCCGCCCTCGACGATCTGGCCCACGCTGGCCTGCAGCGTGCCCAGCGCATTGCCCAGCACGCGCGCAGGCTCGCTGGTGACGACGGCGAGCGCGCGCGCCAGCGGCACGCCGTGATCCTGCGACCACTTGAAGGCCAGGGCCAGCAGCAGCTCCAGCCCGGTGGCGCCGGGTTCGGCCTCGGCGAACGGCAGCGCCTTGGCGTCTTCATCGACCGGGGTGTGGTCGGACACCAGCGCATCGACGGTGCCGTCGCGCAGCGCCTGCGAGAGCGCATCGCGGTCGCGCTGCTGGCGCAGCGGCGGCGTCAGGCGCGCGCGGCTGTCGAAGTAGCCGATGTCGTTTTCCGTCAGGTGCAGCGAATTGATGCTGACGTCGCAGGTCACCGGCAGGCCGGCGGCCTTGGCCTGGCGCACCAGCTCCACCCCGGCCGCGCTGGAGAGGCGGCACAGGTGCACGCGCGCCTGGGTGCTCTTGAGCAGCTCGAAGATGGTGTGCAGCGCAATCGTCTCGGCCGCCACCGGCACGCCGGACAGGCCCATGCGCGTGGCCAGCGCGCCGCTGGCGGCCACGCCCCGGCCCAGGTGCAGCTCCTGCGGGCGCAGCCACACGGTGTAGCCGAAGGTGGCGGCGTACTGCAGCGCGCGCTGCAGCGTCTGTGTGCTGGCCAGCGGCACGTCGGCCTGGCCGAAGCCGACGCAGCCGGACTCGGTCAGCTCGGCCATCTCGGTCAGCACCTCGCCGCCCAGTCCGCGCGTGAGCGCGCCCAGCGGGAACAGGCGCGCCTGGTGCAGCTTCTCGGCGCGGAACTTGAGCATCTGCACCAGGCCAGGTTCGTCGAGCACGGGGTCGGTGTCGGGGGGGCAGACCAGACTGGTGACGCCGCCGGCGACGGCGGCGGCCATTTCCGATTCGAGCATGCGCTCGTGCTCGTGCCCCGGCTCGCGCATGCGCGCGGCCAGGTCCACCAGGCCGGGCAGCACGATGCAGCCCGTGGCGTCGATCACGCGCGCGGGCGCGAAATCCCGGGGCTCACGGTCCACGGCGATGATGCGCCCGGCGGCAATGGCCACGCTGCACACCTTGTCGAGCCCGCTGGCGGGGTCGATGACCCGGCCGTTTGCTATCAGTATTTTCATGGTTTCAAGCCAAATTGGCCGCTAGCCCTTACCAGTCAAGCGCAAGCAGCTATGAAAACAGGAGCTTTTCAAGCCTCGTTGCCAGCGACGATGGACATCACCGCCATGCGCACCGCGATGCCGAAGGTGACCTGCGGCAGGATCACGGCCTGCGGGCCATCGACCACGGCGGAGTCGATCTCCACGCCGCGGTTGATCGGGCCCGGGTGCATGACGATGGCGTCGGGCCGGGCCAGGCGCAGCTTCTCGGGCGTCAGGCCGAAGCTCTTGAAATACTCCTGGCTCGACGGCAGCAGCGCACCGCTCATGCGCTCGTTCTGCAGGCGCAGCGTGATGACCACGTCGCAGCCCTGGATGCCTTCCTCCAGCGTATGGAACACGCGCACGCCCATGTGCGACAGGTCGGCCGGCACCAGCGTGCGCGGGCCCACCACGCGCACCTCGGCGCAGCCCAGGGTGGTGAGCGCGTGGATGTCGGAGCGCGCCACGCGCGAGTGCAGCACGTCGCCCACGATGGCCACCGTCAGGTTGGAAAAATCCTTCTTGTAGTGGCGGATGGTGTACATGTCGAGCAGCCCCTGCGTGGGGTGGGCGTGCCGCCCGTCGCCCGCGTTCACCACGTGCACGTGCGGCGCCACGTGCTGCGCGATCAGGTAGGGCGCGCCCGATTCGCTGTGGCGCACGACGAAGATGTCGGCGGCCATGGCGGAGAGGTTGTCGATGGTGTCGAGCAGCGTCTCGCCCTTGGCGGTGGAACTGCGCGCGATGTCGAGGTTGAACACGTCGGCCGACAGGCGCTTGGCCGCGATCTCGAACGTGGTGCGCGTGCGCGTGCTGTTCTCGAAGAACAGGTTGAACACGCTCTTGCCGCGCAGCAGCGGCACCTTCTTGACCTCGCGGTCGTTGACCGAAACGAAGTTGTCGGCGGTGTTCAGGATGTGCGTGAGGATGTCGCGCGGCAGGCCCTCGGTGGAGAGCAGGTGGATCAGCTCGCCGTTCTTGTTCAGCTGGGGATTGCGCTTGTACAGCACGGTCAGGCCTCCATGGCGTTGACTTGGAACTGGAAGGTGCCGTCGGCCGCGCGCGCCAGCGCCAGCGACTGGCTGCCCGGCAAGGCCACGCGGGCGGCGGCGAAGTCGGCCTGCACGGGCAGTTGGCGCCCGCCCCGGTCCACGAGCACGGCCAGGCGCACGCTGGCGGGGCGGCCGTAGTCGAACAATTCGTTGATGACCGCGCGCACCGTGCGCCCGGTGTAGAGCACGTCGTCGAGCACCAGCACGTCGGCGCCGTTGACGTCGAAGGCGATCTGCGTCTGCGCGCTCGCCGCCAGGCCGCGCTGGGCGAAGTCGTCGCGGTGCAGGGCCGACGACAGCACGCTGGGCGCGCCCGCCAGCCCCAGGTCGCGCTGCAGGCGCTCGACCAGCCAGACGCCGCCCGAGGCAATGCCCGCCAGGCGCGTGTCCGGCCCCATGAGCGCACGCACGCCGCGCAGCAGCTCGCGGTACAGGGCCTCGGCGTCGAGCACCAGGCTGCCAGCCTGGGCCACGGGGGGCGAACTCGGGGGAACACTCATGCAAGACTCCTCAAAAACTGTTCCAGGATGATGCAGGCCGAAGCGGCGTCGGCATCGCGCGCGCCGCCCGCCAGGGCCTCGGTGGTGCTGTAGCGCTCGTCCACCTCGTACACCGGCAGGTCGAAGCGCGCATGCAGCTGGCGGCCGAATTTGCGCGCC belongs to Acidovorax sp. YS12 and includes:
- a CDS encoding response regulator transcription factor, producing the protein MDTFQQWALNAVRAIVPFDAAAWISGTLAEGQHQFHSVKFIDVSPQVLTAYEQCEGRLEFTQQVFATPGRTLACATAGLAPPLAALCAQYRIAHILATVQYNPISRLSELISLYRSDAQQPFSEPERLLQQSLVPHLCETWRVNRMLHAWRLARPTLAQEMQAAVCDRHGVLQASSPRFVEHLLREWPAWRGPQLPPELQAQLRHGKGRYVGARTTTHSTQADGWWLLHMRPRCAADQLTAREREIATHFAQGRTRKEIAKHLALSPSTVRNHLAATYQKLDISSKAQLASCLQP
- the pyrR gene encoding bifunctional pyr operon transcriptional regulator/uracil phosphoribosyltransferase PyrR, which produces MSVPPSSPPVAQAGSLVLDAEALYRELLRGVRALMGPDTRLAGIASGGVWLVERLQRDLGLAGAPSVLSSALHRDDFAQRGLAASAQTQIAFDVNGADVLVLDDVLYTGRTVRAVINELFDYGRPASVRLAVLVDRGGRQLPVQADFAAARVALPGSQSLALARAADGTFQFQVNAMEA
- a CDS encoding iron ABC transporter permease; this encodes MRRPSSALRSLPLLLLALALSLPVLALLGAWLPWGQGGAQALAILREMASTVLPGYFWTTLWLGLWVALGAAGVGMATAAAVTLFDFPGRRQMEWLLLLPLAMPAYVTAYAYTDFLQFSGPLQTWLRAGFGLEGRVLPEVRSLGGAVWVFIFALYPYVYLLARTALGERAAHLMEAARLMGAPLSRRVRTVALPLARPAVAAGVALVLMETLADFGVVSYFGIQTFTTGIYKAWLSMDNRLAAAQLASMLLALVLALLWLEQRAQRRMRFATSSTGRAGSAEAQPQRLAGWRCAGAWAVCLLPVLMGFVAPVAFMLRPLAADWSVLPWDRFVEWAANSVRLGAITAVLAVALALALAFAVRRRADRTTRAVVRLASAGYAVPGAVIVVGLLLPVGWLQAAMPQWGIGALVTTTAVGIVWAYLVRFCAVALQSVQSGYARIPASFDDAARMLGTGGWGLLRRVHWPLLRRSTAAALLLVFVDVMKELPATIVLRPFNSDTLAVVAYQLARDERLGEAALPSLALVAVGLVPVILLSRTLRARGP
- a CDS encoding Do family serine endopeptidase, which codes for MNTLLSSPRRLVVALVAAGALGATGAGLITAREVRAQAGMPAAVAPAPAPALAPASLPDFSQITARYGAAVVNISVSGMRKASDAEEDDGAAAQRPRGIDPDDPFYEFFRRFGMPGMGAPGARALPMRGQGSGFIIDPSGIVLTNAHVVKGASSVTVKLTDRREFQAQVLGADPKTDIAVLKIDAQNLPTVKLGSSRDLQVGEWVLAIGSPFGFENTVTAGVVSAKGRSLPDDSYVPFIQTDAAVNPGNSGGPLFNARGEVVGINAQIYSRSGGFQGLSFAIPIEVASKVGQQIRTTGQASHARLGVAVQEVNQALADSFKLPRPEGALVASVERGGPADQAGLQVGDVIRSVDGQPVVASGDLPAIVGQAAPGQKVQVGIWRQGQAQTLAATLGNASDKAAQVAQVEGAVGKGQLGLSLRPLAPEEARAAGVDKGLLIEDARGPAALAGVQGGDVLLAINGTPVQGMAQVRAAMARSGKSVALLIARDGDKIFVPVRLG
- a CDS encoding aspartate carbamoyltransferase catalytic subunit, with translation MLYKRNPQLNKNGELIHLLSTEGLPRDILTHILNTADNFVSVNDREVKKVPLLRGKSVFNLFFENSTRTRTTFEIAAKRLSADVFNLDIARSSTAKGETLLDTIDNLSAMAADIFVVRHSESGAPYLIAQHVAPHVHVVNAGDGRHAHPTQGLLDMYTIRHYKKDFSNLTVAIVGDVLHSRVARSDIHALTTLGCAEVRVVGPRTLVPADLSHMGVRVFHTLEEGIQGCDVVITLRLQNERMSGALLPSSQEYFKSFGLTPEKLRLARPDAIVMHPGPINRGVEIDSAVVDGPQAVILPQVTFGIAVRMAVMSIVAGNEA
- a CDS encoding dihydroorotase — translated: MKILIANGRVIDPASGLDKVCSVAIAAGRIIAVDREPRDFAPARVIDATGCIVLPGLVDLAARMREPGHEHERMLESEMAAAVAGGVTSLVCPPDTDPVLDEPGLVQMLKFRAEKLHQARLFPLGALTRGLGGEVLTEMAELTESGCVGFGQADVPLASTQTLQRALQYAATFGYTVWLRPQELHLGRGVAASGALATRMGLSGVPVAAETIALHTIFELLKSTQARVHLCRLSSAAGVELVRQAKAAGLPVTCDVSINSLHLTENDIGYFDSRARLTPPLRQQRDRDALSQALRDGTVDALVSDHTPVDEDAKALPFAEAEPGATGLELLLALAFKWSQDHGVPLARALAVVTSEPARVLGNALGTLQASVGQIVEGGVGDLCIVDPQAAWTVRPDALASQGKHTPFAGYELPARVRATLVGGHVAFER
- a CDS encoding ABC transporter ATP-binding protein yields the protein MFLTVSQLAVHYAGRAQPAVDGVSLGLAAGEIGVLIGPSGCGKTTLLRAVAGLEPVSGGEIRLSGQVVSQAGRSVAPEERRIGMVFQDYALFPHLSVGRNVAFGIHQWPAPDRAARVAEVLRLVGLEGSEARFPHALSGGQQQRVALARALAPRPQLMLLDEPFSNLDVDLRERLAHEVRGILKAAGATALFVTHDQLEAFAIGDRIGVMQGGQLHQWDDAYALYHRPATRFVADFIGHGVFAPAQLLQQGSGGVVARTPLGDLADLEECPLPSSYPGGLCDVLLRADDIVHDDTAPVQAQIVRKAFRGSEFLYTLRLADGLTVMAHVPSHHDHAVGEWIGIRPQVDHVVTFPRAG
- a CDS encoding 1-acyl-sn-glycerol-3-phosphate acyltransferase — encoded protein: MQLLRALGRTLRMLAHLLHGLWVVTWHFPRLSPEQQQARVQAWSLGLLARAGITLQVQGAPVRQGPALLVANHISWLDIPVLHAARYCRFVSKSDVQAWPLVGTLATAGGTLYIQRESPRDALRMVKRMQAALQQGEVLAVFPEGTTGDGRTLLPFHANLLQAALAADAPVQPVGLRFIDRATGATSFAPSYIGDETLVGSIWRTLSAPAITAVVHFGPPERAQGRERRAWSTHLHGVVDALRQADCS
- the arsC gene encoding arsenate reductase (glutaredoxin) (This arsenate reductase requires both glutathione and glutaredoxin to convert arsenate to arsenite, after which the efflux transporter formed by ArsA and ArsB can extrude the arsenite from the cell, providing resistance.), coding for MSDITIYHNARCSNSRGALALLRERGLEPIVIDYIKEPLDVAQLTALVARLGVPVRELLRTKEAAYQALDLGNPRHGDAHLLEAVARHPELLNRPIVVTPRGARLCRPPERVLELLSAT